The genomic interval ACAGAATATTCTACCGACTATGGAAGGTGTTAATTATGAGAAAGCAAGAATTATTAAAGAAAAAACGGAGATCTACCTGTATGAAAAACTACTTTTAGGGTGTTGACTTTATCACAGTATCTGGCACAAAAATAACCACTTTGCATACAGTCAAAGCTTTTGATAACAAAGAGGCAGGTATACACCTGCCTCTTTTGAATTTATCTTAGGTATTTAAAATTTTACAGTTGTGCTAATGCTTCTTTTACTCTTTTTAACCCTTCTTTTATAATCTCTTTTGAAGTTGCATATGAAAATCTGATGTACCCTTCCCCGTATTTTCCAAAAGATGTCCCTGGAAGGGTAGCTGCCCCTCCTTCATAAAGAAGATAATCACCCAATTCTTTTGAAGTTTTCCCGAAGGATTTGGTATTTGCCAGCGCATAGAATGCACCTTTTGGCATTTTCACTGAGACACCGGGAATTTCATTCAATCCGTCTATAATGATGTTTCTTCTTTCTTCGTATATTTTTCTCATTTTTTCTGGTTCGTCTTGTGGGCCACGGAGCGCTTCTACGCCTGCCATCTGCACAAATGTAGCAACGCAGGAATCGGAGTTAGTTACGAGCTTGGTTATTGTTTGCGCAACATCTTTATTCATTACGCCGTACCCTAATCTCCATCCGGTCATTGCGTATGTTTTTGAAAAACCGTCCAGTATGATTGTTCTTTCTTTCATCCCGGGTATGGACGCAATACTGTAAAATGCTCCGTCATAGATAATTCTTGAGTATATTTCATCGGAAAGAATCATAATGTCATTTTCTATTGCAATGTCTGCTATAAATTGAAGGTCGTCCGGTGAAAGAATTCCTCCTGTTGGATTACCGGGGGAGTTGACAACAATGAGGCGTGTTTTGGGAGTGATGAGATTTTTAAACTGCTCTTTATCAAAAGCAAAATCATTTTCTTCCAGAAGTGCCATTGGGACAGGAGTAGCGCCTGCTATTTTTATTGCCGATTCATAGATCGGGTATCCCGGGTTTGGGTAGATTGCTTCGTCCCCGGGGTTAAGCAGCGCAAGTGCTGTAAGGAAAATAATGTCTTTTCCGCCTGGAGTTATTACCACTTCATCTGGGGATACAGGGATGTTTCTGGTGGAGGATATGTGTTCTGCTACTGCTTCTCTCAATTCAAGTATGCCTTGCGAGGGTGAATAATGCGTGAAGTTCTCTTGGATTGCTTTAATTCCTGCCTGTTTTATGTTTTCTGGTGTGTTAAAATCAGGCTCTCCAATTTCAAGGTGGACGATGCTTTTTCCCTGTTTTTCTAATGCCTTTGCTTTTACAAGCACTTCAAAAGCTGTTTCTGTGCCAGCCCGTTGTGCCAATTGTGATATTTTCATAATGCCTCCTTGTATATATTTTATTTATCACATCGTAATAACCGATTTTGCTGTTCTGTCAAGTAGATTTCTTTTTTCCTGCTCTTGGTTCAAGAAATGGGAGCCCTATAATTTCTGCTTCTGCTCTTTTTTCTCTTATAACAATATCTACTTTGCTACCTTTTTCTGCGAATGGTAAATCTATGTATGCCATCGCATGAATTTTTTTTAAGTACGGACAGTAATTTCCAGAAGTGATATACCCTATTTTTTTGCTGTTCTTCCGGACTTCCATGCCGTGTCTTGGAATTCCTCCACCTGCAATGTAGAGGCCTGTGAATTTCCGGTTGAGACCCTGTTCTTTAATTTTTGTTAGAGCTTCTTTTCCTATATAATCACCCTTTTTGAACTTTACAGCAAATCCCTGTCCTGCTTCGAGCGGATTAGTTGTTTTGTCTATATCATTTCCGTACAGCCAGTATGCCACTTCAAAGCGCAGCGTATCTCGTGCTCCGAGCCCTGCTGGCAGGATGTGAAACTTTTTTCCTTTCTCGATAATTTCATTCCAGAGATACACAATATCGTCTTTATCGCTGTAAACTTCAAATCCATTTTCTCCGGTGTAGCCTGTGTGCGAGACGAGCACCCTTTTTCCGAACAGTTCCCCATACATTGACTTAAAATACCCCAGTTCAGTTAACGGCATCTCTCCATCAAAAAATGGACTCAGCAATTCTTCTGCTTTTGGTCCTTGCACTGCCACTTCTCCATATTCAAAACTTTTTCCGAGAATGTCAACATCAAAACCTTTTTTGTTTTGCAGTACCCAATCAAGATCTTTTTCGTAATTGCTGGCATTGACGACTAGGAGGACAAAATCATCACTAATTTTATAGACAAACAGGTCGTCTACTTCTCCTCCATCCGGATAGCACATCGGTGTGTATTTTACTTTTCCGTTATGCATTTTTTCCACAGAATTTGTTACAAGATAGCTTGTATAGTGCAGTGCATCTTTTCCGCGAATTTCAATCTCTCCCATATGAGACACATCAAATATTCCCACGTTTTCTCTCACGTTGATATGCTCTTCTGTGATGCTTGTGTACTGAACAGGCATATCCCATCCGCCAAATGGTACTAACTTGCTGCCTAATTTTTTGTGTACTACATATAGCGGAGTTCTCTTAAGTTCACTCACTGCTGCCTCCTTATTTTAATATCTCACCATTTGAAATGACTGTTTCAACGTAATTTTCCCCGATTCTGTACGGCATCTCCTCAATCTTTCTTATGGACAAAATATTGATATTTGCCCTTTTCCCTACTTCGATGCTCCCCACTTCCTTATCCATATCGATTGCTTTTGCCGCATTAAGAGTAGCGGCGTATAAGGCTTCTTCTATTGTCATTTTCAGTTTTACCACTGCAAAGGATATAACTAGCGGCATCGAGGTGCACATAGATGTTCCAGGGTTGTAATCCGTGCCTATTGCCACGGTGAGCCCCATGTCTATCATTTTTCTTGCATCTGCATAAACATCGCTTCCTAAGGAGAATATTGTAATAGGCAAAAGTACGGCAATGACGCCCGCTTCTTGCATTTTTTTCAGGCCTTCATCTCTTGCGTGTATAAGGTGATCTGCCGATATTGCCTGGACGGCTGCTGCCACTTCCGCGCCTCCGGCATCACTCATTTCGTCTGCATGTATTTTTGGGATAAGGTTATTTCTTGACCCTGCTTTTAAAATACGCTTTGCCTGATTTCTTGTGAACGCTCCCTTTTCGCAGTACACGTCGTTAAAGTCTGCAAGTCCATTTTTTGCAATAATCGGGATAATGTCGTTTATCACAAGGTCTACATATTTTTCATCTCGCATATGATATTCAGGAGGGATAATGTGCGCGGCAAGCACAGTAGATTTTATGTTGACATATGTGTATTCTTTGAGGTATTTTGCGACCTTCAGGATTTTAATTTCTTCTTCTAAGTTCAACCCATACCCGCTTTTTATTTCTACAGTCGTTATTCCCCAGTTGACGAGCTCGGAAAGATGTACTTTTGAAGTTTCAAGCAGCTTTTCAAATACAGCTTTTCTTGTCCATCTTACTGTTGATATGATACCTGTATTTTCTTCCTTCAGGATGTGAGCATTTGGTATTCCTTGTTGTCTCATAAGAAATTCTTTTTCTCTTGTCCCTTCAAATACAAGATGCGTGTGAGGATCCACAAAGCCAGGCATTACAACTTTTCTTTCTGCATCTATCTGTTTTGTATCTTTGCCAATTTTTATGGATTTTAATATTTTGCTCTCATACCCTACTGCAACAATTTTCCCATTCTTTATTGCTACTGCGCCATTTCTTATTATGCCAAGGTTTTTTTCTAAGTCAGATTCTTCTTCGGATTGTTCGGGAGACATCGTGACGAGCTTCCCTGCATTGAATATTAATATATCGGGAATAATAGGTTGTTCCATTTGTTTTCCTCCTATTCATATATTTTTGTTTCTAAGATTTGTTGTTCTGTGAGCTTCGGCAGTTGCAAATAGAACGCAAGGCTTTTTAATGCTGCGTTCATCGGTAGAAGGCCGATTAATTCGCTCTCTAGTACGTTCACACCGTATCTTTTTGCTTCCATTTTTACTATTTCAAATACGCGGTACAGGGGAGCTTTTTTATAGTTCAGTATATTTATCGAAACTTGTACGCATTCTTTGTCTTTTAGTTTCATTCCTTTTGCTTGTATGTAGTGAAGGCCACCGGAGCTATCACGGATAGAGCGTGCAATTTTGTTCGCTATATTCATGTTTGTTGTCCCGAGGTTTATATTGTATGCGATGAGAAATTCTCTTGCGCCAACCGCTGTGACACCTGCCGAAGGGTGTACAACTGGTTTTCCAAAATCAGGCAGCCAGTTTGGGTCTTTTATCTTTTCAAAAAATCCTTCGAATTCCCCTTTTCTTATGTTTGGCAGTTTTTTTCTCTCTGGTTTTGTTGCAGAGTCTGCGTATAGATATACCGGTATGTTCAGTTCTTCTGCTATTTTTTTGCCTGTGTTTTTACTCAGCTCTATGCAATCGTCTATTGTGACATCTTTAACTGGTATAAACGGCACGACATCTACCGCACCCATTCGCGGGTGGGTGCCTTGATGATTTTTTAAATCTATCAGT from Caldisericota bacterium carries:
- the hutI gene encoding imidazolonepropionase, with amino-acid sequence MEQPIIPDILIFNAGKLVTMSPEQSEEESDLEKNLGIIRNGAVAIKNGKIVAVGYESKILKSIKIGKDTKQIDAERKVVMPGFVDPHTHLVFEGTREKEFLMRQQGIPNAHILKEENTGIISTVRWTRKAVFEKLLETSKVHLSELVNWGITTVEIKSGYGLNLEEEIKILKVAKYLKEYTYVNIKSTVLAAHIIPPEYHMRDEKYVDLVINDIIPIIAKNGLADFNDVYCEKGAFTRNQAKRILKAGSRNNLIPKIHADEMSDAGGAEVAAAVQAISADHLIHARDEGLKKMQEAGVIAVLLPITIFSLGSDVYADARKMIDMGLTVAIGTDYNPGTSMCTSMPLVISFAVVKLKMTIEEALYAATLNAAKAIDMDKEVGSIEVGKRANINILSIRKIEEMPYRIGENYVETVISNGEILK
- the gcvT gene encoding glycine cleavage system aminomethyltransferase GcvT, with amino-acid sequence MSELKRTPLYVVHKKLGSKLVPFGGWDMPVQYTSITEEHINVRENVGIFDVSHMGEIEIRGKDALHYTSYLVTNSVEKMHNGKVKYTPMCYPDGGEVDDLFVYKISDDFVLLVVNASNYEKDLDWVLQNKKGFDVDILGKSFEYGEVAVQGPKAEELLSPFFDGEMPLTELGYFKSMYGELFGKRVLVSHTGYTGENGFEVYSDKDDIVYLWNEIIEKGKKFHILPAGLGARDTLRFEVAYWLYGNDIDKTTNPLEAGQGFAVKFKKGDYIGKEALTKIKEQGLNRKFTGLYIAGGGIPRHGMEVRKNSKKIGYITSGNYCPYLKKIHAMAYIDLPFAEKGSKVDIVIREKRAEAEIIGLPFLEPRAGKKKST
- a CDS encoding pyridoxal phosphate-dependent aminotransferase is translated as MKISQLAQRAGTETAFEVLVKAKALEKQGKSIVHLEIGEPDFNTPENIKQAGIKAIQENFTHYSPSQGILELREAVAEHISSTRNIPVSPDEVVITPGGKDIIFLTALALLNPGDEAIYPNPGYPIYESAIKIAGATPVPMALLEENDFAFDKEQFKNLITPKTRLIVVNSPGNPTGGILSPDDLQFIADIAIENDIMILSDEIYSRIIYDGAFYSIASIPGMKERTIILDGFSKTYAMTGWRLGYGVMNKDVAQTITKLVTNSDSCVATFVQMAGVEALRGPQDEPEKMRKIYEERRNIIIDGLNEIPGVSVKMPKGAFYALANTKSFGKTSKELGDYLLYEGGAATLPGTSFGKYGEGYIRFSYATSKEIIKEGLKRVKEALAQL
- the ftcD gene encoding glutamate formimidoyltransferase; translated protein: MSEIIECVPNISEGKRKEIVKEIIENLKKTGVKILDYSSDSDHNRSVITFVGNKQNVEKGALQVAKDAVRLIDLKNHQGTHPRMGAVDVVPFIPVKDVTIDDCIELSKNTGKKIAEELNIPVYLYADSATKPERKKLPNIRKGEFEGFFEKIKDPNWLPDFGKPVVHPSAGVTAVGAREFLIAYNINLGTTNMNIANKIARSIRDSSGGLHYIQAKGMKLKDKECVQVSINILNYKKAPLYRVFEIVKMEAKRYGVNVLESELIGLLPMNAALKSLAFYLQLPKLTEQQILETKIYE